The Brevundimonas sp. SORGH_AS_0993 genome segment TAGCCTGGGGGCCTTCCTCGATCAGGGCGACGGTCTTCACCGGCTCGGACGAGCGCAGCAGCAGCGGAATCCCCCCGCCCAGCACCGCGAACAGCGGAAAGGCCAGCAGCGACAACCAGAAGCCCACCGTCTTGGCGTAGGCGACATATTCACGCCGCGCGATCAGAAGGATGCGTTTCATTGGGCCGTCTCCTTGACCGCGGGCTGATCCGGTCGGTCGCCGGTCAGGCCGATGAAGGCGTCGTGCAGCGTCGGCTCCTTCAGGGCGAAGCCGCGCACGTCCAGCCCGCCCAGGAAGGCCGCCTTCAGCGCCTCCTGCCCGCCCGCGCCCGGCGACAGGGCGATCTTCAGTCGTCGGGGCGCGCCCGGTTCGGCGATCACCTCCACCCCGGCCACGCCGGGCAGGGCCGCCGCCGCCTGGGTCGTGATGTCGCCCTCCAGGTCCAGAAAGCGCGGCGCGGTGGCCTTGGCCTGGTCCACCGTTCCCTCGAACGCCTTTCGCCCGCGCGCCAGCAGCACGACCCGGTCGCACAGCCGCTCGGCGTGCTGCATGACGTGGGTGGAGAACAGCACCGTCGCCCCATCCGCCGCCAGCCCCCGGATCATGGCCTCCAGCCCCTGCTGATTGACGGGGTCCAGGCCGGAGAAGGGCTCGTCCAAAATCACGAACTCGGGCCGATGTACGACCGAGGCGATCAATTGCACCTTCTGCGCCATCCCCTTGGACAGCTCCTTCATCTTCTTGTTCTGCGCGGCGCCCAGGCCCTGCTGCTCCAGCATCTGGCGCGCGCGCGTCTTGCCCTCGGCGGTCGGCAGGCCCTTCAGGGCGCCGAAGAAGGCGATGGCCTCCACCGGGGTCATCTTCTTGTAGAGGCCCCGCTCCTCGGGCAGGAAGCCGATCCGGTCGCGCACCATCCGGCCGTCGGGCGCGCCCAGAATCTCGATCCGCCCCGCCGTCGCCGGCTGCAGCCCCAGGATCATCCGCAGCGTCGAGGTCTTGCCCGCGCCGTTCGGCCCCAGAAAGCCGCAGATCGACCCCTTGCCGACCTGAAAACTCAGATCGCGCACGGCGTCGAAATCGCCATATCGCTTGCTTACGTCTTCCAGCGTCAACGCCGCCGCCATGCCGCCCCCCAGTGTTTTGAAGGCCAGCCTATGGCGACGCCGCGCTCTATGCCAGAGCCTACTTGAGCACGGGCAGATCGATATAGGAGGCGTCGGACCCGGCGTGGTGAATGGCGTTGTCGGCGACTCGGCCTTCACGCTCGCTCTCGTTCGGACCGCCGGTGTTCAGGTTGCGCACGAACTTGGGGAAGTTGGAGCTGCTTACTTCGATCCGGATGCGGTGGCCGGGCAAAAACGTGTTGCTGATGGTCATCGGCGTAGGCTGCACCGTCGCCACCTGGCCGGGCGTCAACGAGGTAGGCCGATCATAGCCATCGCGGTATCGCGCCCGCATGATGGTGTCGCCCAGGATATAGGCCGTTCCGTCCGGCGCAACGTCCACCAGCTTGACCGCGAAGTCCGTGTCCGGCGCCGAGGACGACACCTTCAAAACTGCGTCGATGAAGCCCGTGACCTGCATCGGCTGGTTCAGCGGCTCGGACGTATAGACCAGCACATCGTCGCGCGCTTCGATGGGCCGCTGGTCGAAGGCTCCGGCCGTGACCAGCCCTCCGTTGCAGCAGTCGCCCCCGCCGATGGTCTGGACCGGGTTCATGGGATCGTAGCGATAGCGATCGGCCGTTTCGCCGGGCGGCGGCGCTTCCAGGCTCAGCCGTCCATCGCCGTTCAGGCTGTTGGCCGCCCCGCCCGAGCGCAGATACATCCGCACCGTCTGCACGCCGGCCGGCGGCCATTGGGCGGCGGTGCGCCAGGCGTTCTCGCCCATGTTGAAGTACTGGACGTGGGGCGTGCTGTCCGGGAAGGCGCGGCGTTCGCCCTTCAGCCAGCGGTCGAACCAGGCGTGAACCAGGGCGTCGCTGTCGAAACTGGCGTCGCCCAGGTCGCGGTCGCCCGAGCGGAAGCCCGCCTTAAAGCCCGCAAAGGCGCAGTGGTTGTTCGGCCCCACCACCACATACTGGTTCTCGGCCGCCTCGCGGTCCTGGGCCGTCGTTCTGGCGTGGTTGAACAGCTCCATGTTCGGACCGATGGACACGTCGTACCAGCTGTTGAACCACAGCGACGGCACGCCCCAGCCCATGTCGTCGTGATAGAGGCCGCCCTGACGCCAGGCCGGATCGGCGGGCGTGCGGTCGATCAACTGCTCGAAGGTCGCGGGCGGCTCGCCCAGGTCCGCCAGCATCTGATCGACGGGCAGGTGGCGGATCTGGCTGGGCCAGTTCACCTCGGGCTTCTTGGCGTCCAGGTCGTTGTAGAGGAACAGCCGCGCGCGGGTCTTCTGGTCGATGTCGGTCGGAATTTGGGCGCGCAGCGGATTGTCCACGCCGTACAGCCAGACGAAGAACAGGCTGCGTGGCACGCCGCCTGTGTACCAGTTGCCCTGTTCCTGGAAGCGTCCGACCTTGCCGATGCCGGCGCCGGCCGCCTGGGGAACCATGGCGGCGTGGGCGGGGTGATTCTGCGCCGCCAGGGCCAGCTGCCATTCTGCGGACGACGAACAGCCCAGCGTCCCGACCTTGCCGTTCGACCAGGGCTGCGCCGCGATCCAGGTCAGAGCGTCGTAGCCGTCGGTCTGCGGATAGCCCAGAATCTGATAGTCGCCGCCCGAGAAGTAGCGCCCGCGCTCGTTTTCGATGACGAAGGCGTAGCCACGGTTGACCCAGGTCAGGGCCGTGCGCGTCGTGCGGGCGTTGTTGGCCAGCTCGTTGTAGGGCGTCCGCACGAAGACCGTAGGCAGGGGCGCAGTAGCGTTCTTGGGGCGATAGACGTTGGTGGCCAGGCCGATCCCGTCGCGCATTGGGACCATCACCCCGATATCGACGTCGGCGATGCGCGACAGTTCGCTCTGCGCGGCGGCGTCGCTATAGCGGCCATAGTCCTGGGCCTCGGCCGCCATCGGCGACACCGCCAGAATGCTCGCGACCACGGCGGCGACGAAACGGTTCATCTTCAAGCCCCTCCCAAAGGCGAGGCGAGGTTAGGCCGATCGGTCTCCTCGGTGCAAGCGGGGCGGCCTCAGCCCTGGGGCTTCACCGCGATCTGGAAAGGACGATCCATCACCCTGGCTGGGTTGATCTGGGCGCCGTTGCGGCGCACCTCGAAATGCAGGTGCGGGCCGGTCGAATAGCCGGTGGAGCCGACCAGGCCGAGCCGCTGGCCGGACGTCACGGCATCGCCGCGCGCCACGTCCACGCGGCTGAGGTGGCCATAGAGGGTGGTCATGCCGTTCGGATGCGCCACCTCGATGAAGGCGCCATAGCCATCAGGGTCGAATCCGGTCCGCAGCACCTGTCCCTCGGCGGTGGTGAAGACCGACGTGCCCATCGGCGCAGCGATATCCACCCCCTTGTGCGCTCGGGCCTTGGCCTCGACGGCCAGTTTGCGCAGACCGAAGTCGGAGTTGACGGCGTAACCCTTCACCGGCGCGGTGAAGACGATCTGGCGCATCACGGGGCCGGCGGCCTCGGCCCTGGCCTGCAGCGGCGGGGCGACAGGCGCTGCGAGCGACGCCCTGGGCGCGGGCGTCGTCACGCCGGGGGCGAAGGCGGCGACGAACAGGGCCAGGGCGCTCAGGCCCAACGTCTGGCCCAAGTGGATCGACAGGGTCTTGCAACGCGCCATCGGCGCGTCGATCAGCAGGCGTCGCATTCGGCGGCGTCTCCGGCGTCTCTACGCGAGGGAGAAGTGGGGCGGGCGACATCAGAACGACGTCTAGCCCCGGCGAGGCCGGGCTTATGTCAGGCGGGTGGGGCGACTTTTGGACCCTGGCGGGGCGCCGGTGCGGAGGCTTTCGGGCGGTCGTTCAGGCGATGATGTCGGGCAGGATGCGGTCTTCGATCTTCACGATCTCGTCCTTCAGCGCCAGCTTCTTGCGCTTCAGCCGGGCGATCAGCAGCTGGTTGGGAATGGCGGCCTGGTTCAGGGCCTCGATGGAGGCGTCCAGATCGGCGTGTTCCTGGCGCAGCAGGCGGACGCGGTCATGAAGCGCGGCCTCCTCTTCGGTGATGTCCGGAATGTCGTCGTTCATGATGCGATCCCCGACAAGGTTATAGCCACGACCGCCTCAGGCCGGAAGGGCGTCGGCCAGGCGGATCAGCGCCGGACGCGGTGTCACCGGCGCCCAGATCCGCGCCGTGGCGACCAGGGCGTCCAGCGTCGGGCGCGGCGATCCGGCCGGCGGCGGCGCCAGGGCCTCCAGCGCCTCCAGCAGATGGCGTTCAGCCTCCAGCTCCAGCCCCTTGACGCGGTTGCGCACCGCCTCGCGCGGGCCGTCGTCGATGTCGGGGATCGGCGCCTTCAAGGTGCGGCGGATGGCCCTCAACGGCGCGACGACCACCCCGTCCCAGGCGCGGGCGGTGTCGCAGGCGGCCTCTATCGTTTCCGCGTCCGGTCGCCGCCCGGTCGCCGCGATCCAGGCCGACCACAGCAACAGGGGCGCGTTCTGTTCGTGGCTGTCCTGCAGGGCCAGGCACGCCTCGCTGACCTCGGGCGCGCCATAGGCCGCGACGGCCCAGTCCCACAACCTCACTTCAGCCCGTCCCAGCGCTTCACCGCGCCCCAGTTCAGGCCGAACAGGTCCAGGGCCCGGCCGACCGACTGATCGACCATGGCGTCGATGGAAGCGGGCCGCGCATAGAAGGCGGGCAGGGGCGGGGCGATGATCGCCCCCATCTCGGCCAGGGCCGTCATGGTCCGCAGATGGCCCAGGTGGAACGGCGTCTCGCGCACCATGAGAACCAGCGGCCGGCGTTCCTTCAGCACGACATCGGCGGCGCGGGTCAGCAGGGTGGAGGTCACGCCGCTGGCGATCTCGCTCATCGTCCGCACCGAACAGGGCGCCACGATCATGCCGAGCGTCCGGAACGAGCCCGACGCGATGGCCGCCCCCACATCGGCCAGTTTGTGCGCCACCGACGCCTTGGCCGTCAGGTCTTCGGCCGTCAGATCGGTCTCCTGCGACAATGTGAGCAGGGCGGCTTTCGTGACCACCAGATGGCTTTCGACGCCCAAGTCGTTCAGCGCATCCAGCACCCGTGCGCCATAGATCGCGCCCGAAGCCCCTGAAATTCCGACCACGATCCGGGCGGGCGGCGGCTGTACGGCTCCGTTCACAGGATTGTCCATTTTTGAGGCCAGCCTCCATCCCGTCCGGCGCGGCGGTCTGTCACCGGAATGTGATTCCACAGGCCGTCGAACCGGGCGCTCACTCTACTGGTCCCTAACCTGAGGAGGCGCAAGCCATGACCATCGAGGCTCGTATTCGCGAACTGGGTAATCGTCATCGGATGCTGGATCAGACGATCCAGAAGGAGCTTACCCGTCCGTCCGTGGACACGTTGCAGGTCAGGGAACTGAAGCAGAAGAAGCTTCGGCTCAAGGAAGAGATTTCCACTCTGGAGGCGCGCGCGACCTAACCGCG includes the following:
- a CDS encoding UbiX family flavin prenyltransferase, yielding MDNPVNGAVQPPPARIVVGISGASGAIYGARVLDALNDLGVESHLVVTKAALLTLSQETDLTAEDLTAKASVAHKLADVGAAIASGSFRTLGMIVAPCSVRTMSEIASGVTSTLLTRAADVVLKERRPLVLMVRETPFHLGHLRTMTALAEMGAIIAPPLPAFYARPASIDAMVDQSVGRALDLFGLNWGAVKRWDGLK
- a CDS encoding CocE/NonD family hydrolase codes for the protein MNRFVAAVVASILAVSPMAAEAQDYGRYSDAAAQSELSRIADVDIGVMVPMRDGIGLATNVYRPKNATAPLPTVFVRTPYNELANNARTTRTALTWVNRGYAFVIENERGRYFSGGDYQILGYPQTDGYDALTWIAAQPWSNGKVGTLGCSSSAEWQLALAAQNHPAHAAMVPQAAGAGIGKVGRFQEQGNWYTGGVPRSLFFVWLYGVDNPLRAQIPTDIDQKTRARLFLYNDLDAKKPEVNWPSQIRHLPVDQMLADLGEPPATFEQLIDRTPADPAWRQGGLYHDDMGWGVPSLWFNSWYDVSIGPNMELFNHARTTAQDREAAENQYVVVGPNNHCAFAGFKAGFRSGDRDLGDASFDSDALVHAWFDRWLKGERRAFPDSTPHVQYFNMGENAWRTAAQWPPAGVQTVRMYLRSGGAANSLNGDGRLSLEAPPPGETADRYRYDPMNPVQTIGGGDCCNGGLVTAGAFDQRPIEARDDVLVYTSEPLNQPMQVTGFIDAVLKVSSSAPDTDFAVKLVDVAPDGTAYILGDTIMRARYRDGYDRPTSLTPGQVATVQPTPMTISNTFLPGHRIRIEVSSSNFPKFVRNLNTGGPNESEREGRVADNAIHHAGSDASYIDLPVLK
- a CDS encoding ABC transporter ATP-binding protein, whose product is MAAALTLEDVSKRYGDFDAVRDLSFQVGKGSICGFLGPNGAGKTSTLRMILGLQPATAGRIEILGAPDGRMVRDRIGFLPEERGLYKKMTPVEAIAFFGALKGLPTAEGKTRARQMLEQQGLGAAQNKKMKELSKGMAQKVQLIASVVHRPEFVILDEPFSGLDPVNQQGLEAMIRGLAADGATVLFSTHVMQHAERLCDRVVLLARGRKAFEGTVDQAKATAPRFLDLEGDITTQAAAALPGVAGVEVIAEPGAPRRLKIALSPGAGGQEALKAAFLGGLDVRGFALKEPTLHDAFIGLTGDRPDQPAVKETAQ
- a CDS encoding M23 family metallopeptidase, which produces MRRLLIDAPMARCKTLSIHLGQTLGLSALALFVAAFAPGVTTPAPRASLAAPVAPPLQARAEAAGPVMRQIVFTAPVKGYAVNSDFGLRKLAVEAKARAHKGVDIAAPMGTSVFTTAEGQVLRTGFDPDGYGAFIEVAHPNGMTTLYGHLSRVDVARGDAVTSGQRLGLVGSTGYSTGPHLHFEVRRNGAQINPARVMDRPFQIAVKPQG
- a CDS encoding YdcH family protein, whose product is MNDDIPDITEEEAALHDRVRLLRQEHADLDASIEALNQAAIPNQLLIARLKRKKLALKDEIVKIEDRILPDIIA
- a CDS encoding TIGR02444 family protein produces the protein MRLWDWAVAAYGAPEVSEACLALQDSHEQNAPLLLWSAWIAATGRRPDAETIEAACDTARAWDGVVVAPLRAIRRTLKAPIPDIDDGPREAVRNRVKGLELEAERHLLEALEALAPPPAGSPRPTLDALVATARIWAPVTPRPALIRLADALPA
- a CDS encoding YdcH family protein; translation: MTIEARIRELGNRHRMLDQTIQKELTRPSVDTLQVRELKQKKLRLKEEISTLEARAT